The Vicia villosa cultivar HV-30 ecotype Madison, WI linkage group LG1, Vvil1.0, whole genome shotgun sequence genome includes a region encoding these proteins:
- the LOC131649083 gene encoding (+)-neomenthol dehydrogenase-like produces WADYYNQTEVSCAPVTENLSVPSSSTLGCPISAATSSYATLQALVRSAVVTGSNKRIGFEIVKQLAEARIKVVLTARDEQRGLQALETLKASGLSDFVVFHQLDVADVASVAALAHFVKSQFGKLDILVDNARIGGVEIKYSNLFSSALITNGQALSNDELRSSMTQTYESTKECLQINYHGAKTTFEYLLPLLQLSDSPRVVNVSSALGKIEHVSNEWAKGVFGDVENLTEKKIDEVLKEFIKEFEEGSLERKGWPRYLAAYTVAKVSMHAIMETNVNFGSVSKEMLNNNICANDASLYVYTACFFEAVTEDKCPVIIVQFKQWNPGVILEP; encoded by the coding sequence TGGGCAGACTATTACAACCAAACAGAAGTTAGTTGTGCCCCTGTGACAGAGAACCTGTCTGTCCCAAGTTCATCTACTTTAGGATGTCCGATTTCTGCAGCTACTAGTAGTTATGCAACACTTCAAGCATTGGTCAGGTCTGCAGTGGTGACAGGATCAAACAAAAGAATTGGATTTGAGATAGTTAAGCAATTAGCTGAAGCTAGAATCAAAGTGGTGCTTACAGCAAGAGATGAACAAAGAGGTCTTCAAGCATTGGAAACACTGAAAGCTTCTGGTTTATCTGATTTTGTTGTGTTTCATCAATTAGATGTGGCTGATGTTGCAAGTGTAGCTGCTCTTGCACATTTTGTCAAATCCCAATTTGGAAAACTTGATATTCTGGTTGACAATGCTAGGATTGGTGGAGTTGAAATTAAATATAGTAATTTATTCAGTTCAGCACTCATTACGAACGGGCAGGCACTATCTAATGATGAATTGAGAAGTTCAATGACACAAACATATGAGTCAACTAAAGAATGTTTGCAAATAAATTATCATGGAGCtaaaacaacatttgaatatcttcttcctcttctccagtTATCAGATTCACCAAGAGTAGTCAATGTTTCATCAGCATTGGGAAAGATAGAGCATGTATCAAATGAATGGGCTAAAGGAGTTTTCGGTGATGTTGAAAACCTTACAGAAAAGAAAATAGACGAAGTGTTAAAGGAATTTATCAAGGAATTTGAAGAAGGGTCTTTGGAAAGAAAAGGTTGGCCTAGGTATCTGGCTGCCTATACTGTTGCTAAAGTTTCAATGCATGCTATTATGGAAACTAATGTTAATTTTGGCAGTGTTTCCAAAGAAATGCTGAACAATAATATATGTGCCAATGATGCTTCACTTTATGTGTATACTGCTTGTTTTTTTGAAGCAGTGACTGAAGATAAATGTCCGGTTATAATTGTTCAGTTTAAGCAATGGAATCCGGGAGtgattttagaaccttga
- the LOC131612104 gene encoding receptor-like serine/threonine-protein kinase At4g25390 — MSTSSPPPPHPPPPQTKNKQSSSVVTGCSFFFALLHCLRNEKRTTPSSDSDSNPPHPFSYPLLRRATNSFSNILGHGGFGPVYSGTLPSSGKLIAVKLMNSISSSVGCQGEREYHNELFFAARLNSNLLVPAIGFSSDPKRRRFLLVYDLMKNGNLHDALFRRKYPELTLWKTRFSIILDVAKGIQYLHSCDPPIIHGDIKPSNILLDHSFSAKIADFGLARLKTVSPFEFRKEEFDSDETEIESVNTSFEEYETDMVGSVGGRMKKNGSVKDYVMNWIGKEVKEESSKNGELLDGNGSGKVEKSKSKKKMEWWESMEEGNGKGDLKKKEKRRPAREWWKEEYSKELANKNRKKKSGKDGDSWWKWERDRDDVDDDDAKKKRNSKNRSRKDRGSGDSWLSGSGELRRVNWNSYDSCNSGEIQKSGEISSTTSMRGTVFYVAPENGYSGNDITEKCDVYSFGVLLLVIVSGRRPLQMNDDGVHVSEFKRANLVSWARHCGRNGKLLELVDPCVEMLLEDDKEQALLCIRVALICLMKSPNRRPSMKQVVGMLSGELKPPKLPHECSQTRFQFKNRKESL, encoded by the coding sequence ATGTCCACgtcatcaccaccaccaccacatcCTCCTCCGCCTCAAACAAAGAACAAACAAAGTTCCTCCGTCGTAACTGGTTGCTCTTTCTTTTTCGCTCTTCTCCACTGCCTCCGCAACGAAAAACGAACTACTCCATCCTCCGACTCAGACTCCAATCCTCCTCATCCCTTCTCCTACCCCCTCCTCCGCCGCGCAACGAACTCGTTCTCCAATATCCTCGGTCATGGCGGATTCGGTCCTGTATATTCCGGTACCCTCCCCTCCTCCGGTAAACTAATCGCCGTGAAGCTCATGAACTCTATTAGTTCCTCCGTCGGCTGCCAAGGTGAACGTGAATATCACAACGAACTCTTCTTTGCCGCCAGACTCAATTCCAACCTCCTTGTCCCCGCAATCGGTTTCTCATCCGATCCAAAACGTCGCCGTTTCCTTCTCGTCTATGATCTCATGAAAAACGGTAACCTCCATGACGCGCTTTTCCGTCGTAAATACCCCGAGTTAACGCTATGGAAAACACGGTTTTCGATAATTCTCGACGTCGCGAAAGGAATTCAATATCTTCATTCTTGCGATCCGCCTATCATTCACGGTGATATTAAACCTAGTAATATTCTTCTTGATCATTCCTTTTCCGCTAAGATAGCTGATTTCGGTCTCGCGAGGTTGAAAACCGTTTCTCCTTTCGAGTTCAGAAAAGAGGAGTTTGATAGTGATGAGACAGAAATTGAGAGTGTAAACACTAGCTTTGAAGAATATGAAACAGACATGGTTGGTAGTGTTGGTGGCAGAATGAAGAAGAATGGGAGTGTAAAGGATTATGTAATGAATTGGATTGGTAAAGAAGTGAAGGAGGAAAGTTCAAAGAATGGTGAATTGTTGGATGGAAATGGAAGTGGAAAGGTAGAGAAAAGCAAGAGCAAGAAGAAAATGGAGTGGTGGGAGTCAATGGAAGAGGGAAATGGAAAGGGTGAtttgaagaagaaagagaagagaagaccGGCAAGGGAGTGGTGGAAGGAAGAGTATTCTAAAGAGCTCGCCAACAAGAACAGGAAGAAAAAGAGTGGAAAAGATGGTGATAGTTGGTGGAAATGGGAGAGAGATCGCGATGATGTTGATGACGATGATGCGAAGAAGAAAAGGAATAGTAAAAACCGTAGCAGAAAGGATCGTGGTAGTGGTGATTCATGGTTGAGTGGCAGTGGTGAGTTAAGGAGAGTTAATTGGAATAGCTATGATTCATGTAATAGCGGAGAAATTCAAAAGAGTGGTGAAATCAGCAGTACAACAAGTATGCGAGGAACTGTTTTTTACGTCGCGCCTGAAAATGGTTATAGTGGTAATGATATAACAGAGAAATGTGATGTTTATAGTTTTGGGGTGTTATTGCTTGTTATTGTTTCTGGGAGGAGGCCTCTTCAGATGAATGATGATGGTGTGCATGTTTCTGAGTTTAAGAGAGCAAATTTGGTGTCTTGGGCTAGACATTGTGGACGGAATGGGAAACTACTTGAACTTGTTGATCCTTGTGTAGAGATGTTGTTAGAGGATGATAAAGAGCAGGCTCTTTTGTGCATTAGAGTTGCATTGATTTGTTTGATGAAATCGCCTAATCGTCGTCCTTCGATGAAACAAGTTGTGGGAATGCTTAGTGGGGAATTGAAACCACCTAAATTGCCACATGAGTGCTCGCAAACTCGATTCCAATTCAAGAATCGGAAAGAAAGTTTGTGA